A region of the bacterium genome:
CTTCCTCGCCGGGCATCTCCTCCAGGCGCGAGGAGATCTCGCGGAGGGCCTCCGCCCACCGTGAGAGGGAGTCGGCGAGGAGGGCCACCCGGTATCCCATGTCCCGGTAATACTCCGCGATCGTGATCCCCGTGTAGACCGAGGCCTCGCGGGCGGCCACCGGCATGTTGGATGTATTCACGACGAGGACGGTCCTCTCCATGAGCGGTCTCCCCGTGGACGGGTCCGAAAGCTCCGGAAAATCCGCCAGGACCTCCGTCATCTCGTTCCCGCGCTCCCCGCACCCCACGAAGACGATGACGTCGGCCTCCGCGTGCCTGGCGAGGGAGTGCTCCACGACGGTCTTCCCGGTCCCGAACCCGCCGGGGATGATCGCCGCCCCGCCCGCCGCGAGAGGGAACAGCACGTCGAACACCCGTTGTCCCGTGATGAAGGGCACCGTGGGAGGAAGGCGTCTACGGAACGGCCTCGGAGTGCGGACGGGCCATCTCTGGAGCATGGGAACCTTCGTCCCGTCCGCGAGGAACGCCACCGGGTCCAGGACGGAGAATGTCCCCGCAAGGATTTGACGGATCGTGCCCCCGCTCCCCGGCGGGACCATCACGAGGTGGTTGACCCGGGGGGTCTCCGCCACGATGCCCAGGACGTCCCCCGGGCCGACCACGTCCCCTTCCCGGGCGGAGGGCCGGAACTCCCACCGTTTCTCCCGGTCGAGGGGCGGTGCCGCGCTTCCCCTTCCGATGAAGTCCCCGCTCTTCGCCCGGATCGCGTGCAGGGGACGCTGGACGCCGTCGTACACGGAGCCGAGGAGCCCGGGGCCGAGCTCCGCGAGGAGCGGTTTCCCCACATCGGTGACCTCCTCGCCGAGTCCGAGTCCGGTCGTCTCCTCGTAGACCTGGATGGTGGCCCGGTCCCCTTCCAGCCGGATCACCTCGCCCGGGAGACGTTCCTCCCCCACAAGGACCCGGTTGTGGATCCTGGCCCCCGCCATGTTTTTGGCGACCACCGTGGGGCCGGAAACGCGGACGATGATCCCTCCCTCCGTCATTTCCGCCTACCGCCGTATCCGGATCTGGTACCCGACCGCCCGGCGGATCAGGCGCGCGACGTACTCCTCGGGGCGCGGGGCCCCCTTCCGTAGCGGCATGGACGGGACGGGGATGAACAGCGGCGACCGGCTCTCCTCGAGCGTTCGCTGAAGCGCCACGGGCAGCCCGCGGAAGAGCTCCTCGTCCAGGATGACGAGTCGCACTCCCGGATCCAGGGAGAGGGACCTTGCTTGCCGCCCCATCTCCGCCGGGGTCGGCGTTTCCCGGACGTCGACCCCCGCGAGCCGGTATCCCAGCCCGGCCTCCTTCTCCATCAGGGCGATCACGTGGCTCATCTTCCCTCCCTTCCGCGCGGCATCAGTACTCCAGGATCAGGAGGTGGCCAAGCTCGGCCTCGGGGAGGTCCACGAGCCGCGCGCGAACGATCATCCGCAGGTTGCGGACTTCCCGGAGCTTGTCCAGCAGAAAGGATACCAGCGGCCCCCAGCCGAGCGGGTCGACGCGCGCGAGATACCGCGACGCGCGGAGGAGCACGCTGTCCAGCTGGCGTTCGACGACGGCCAGGAAGGGGACTCCTTCGGCGGGCGCCGGCAGGGACGCGAGGGGCCGGCGGAAGAGGGACCTTCCGGCCTCCTGGAGCGCTTCCGCGAGCGTCGGCGAAGCCCGGACCCGGTCGAGGATTTCCCGGTCGAAGACCTTCCCCCCCGTGAGAAGATGCCGATCATGGTTCGAGGGGTCGATCCGATCCTCGACCTCCTTCAGGACGGTCATGAGGTTGATCGTGTCGACGGAGAGGGAGACGAACAGGGAAAGGGCGTCCTCCGCCGGGGAGGAAGGCCGGATCACCCTTCGCTGCTTCGCTGCCTGCTCGAACCAGCATCGGTCCAGTGCCGATTCGAGGATCGCGAGGTCCCGGGGCTCGCGGAACGAAGCGAGGGCCTGGAGGAGGGCGCGGCCCAACGGCTCCCGCCAGGTGACCATCAATTCCGCGAGGGCGCGCGGGTCGGCCTGCCGGCACATCTCCTCCAGCGCCGCCTCGTCGTGGAGGCCCGTCGGGACGAGGGAGGAGAGGATCTCCGCGGGGGACGCCCCCGATACCAATCCCCGCAGGACGGTCTTGACGGCCTGCGCCTCCCAGCGGCCGAGCACGAGCCGGACCGCCTCGGCGCAATCGCCGGCGGAGATGGCAAGCAGCCGGGCCAGGGTCTGCGAGACGTTCCTGCGGAGGGCCTCCTCGATCCGGGCGGCCTCCGGGATCTCCCCGCCGGTGGATTCGATGAATGGACCATACGGGGTCTCCCGCAAGGCCGCGGCGATCGATGACAGGTCGGGCAGCGCGAGGATCGTTTCGACCTCCCGGCGCGAGAGGAGTTGCGCCCGCATCGCATGGAGCCGGGTATTCAGGTAGAAGAGGTCACTCATCGGGGCCGGGGAGCCTCTTCCATAGTTCGACCATCAACGCGGGCCGGGCTTTCACGAACCGGGACCGCAGCGTGTTCCGTACGAGGAACGTGCCGTCCTCGTCCGACGCCTCCACCCCCCCGATCTCCGTTTCCGGCAACGGCGCGAAGCGGATGCGCGCGTCGGACGCCGACGCTTCGACCACGGCGCGGGTGACCCCGTCAACGCGCAGGATGACGTTCCCCTCCGGGAACTCCGGGAGGATCTCCCGGTACAGCCGCTCCGCGACGGCAGGGTAACCCGCATCGCCGGGGAGGAGCATCAGGCGCTCTTCCACCCGTGCCAGAATCGCGTCCACAACCCCGGCGCGTGCCCGCAGCCTCGCCTCGTTCGCTTCCTGCCGGGCGCGGTTCATGCGGAGAAGACGTGCCCTCTCCGCTTCTCTGGCCGTGGTGTCCCGGACGTCCGGCTCGACGGTTTCCGACTTCTTCCGGGCCTCTTCCTTGATCTTCACGGCCTCATCGCGGGCCCGGGCCAGGATCCCGTCCCTCCGCGTCTCCGCCGTTCGGATCAGGTGCCGGGTCAGCTCTTCGTACCCCACCGCGGTCCCCCCCCTCACTTCAGCGTCGTGAGGATGAGGATGGCGATGGTGAACCCGAAGATGACGAGCGTCTCCGGGATCACCAGCAGGATGATCATCGTTCCGAGCGATTCCGGTTTTTCGAGGAGGGCGCCCACCACCGCGGCCCCGATCCGTGCCTGGGCCAGGCCGGTCGCCAGAGCGGCCAACCCGATCGCCAGACCTGCCCCCAGCGCGATCAATCCCATTTCCATTGCGCGTCCTCCTTTTCCGGCCTGCCGGCCCTGCGTGCCGCGGTGCGACACCGCATTTATGAAGCGCAACACTATGCGATCGTTCGAAACGGTTTGTAGGCGCGACCGCCCCCGATGAAAAAGTTCTCGAAGAACTCCACGTAGTGGAGTCGGATGGACTGAATGGTGGGGGAGAGCACGCAGAACGCGAGGTTGATGGCGTGCAGCGTCAATGCGGCGAGGATCCCCAGCGCGGGGATCCCGACCAGCGGGACGAACCGGTTGGCCGTGTAGGCGAGGGAGACGGAAGCCACGCCGATCCCCGTGATGCGAAGGTACGAAAAGATGTTCAACAGGTTGTGAGCCTCCATCGCCGCCCCGGCGCCCCCGCCAAGGACCATCACGAGCAGGGAGGCGGGAATCCCCGCCAGGCCGATGTAGAGGGCGGAGCGCGGCGCCCACCCGGCGCCCCCCGCGATCGCCGCCGCGACAGAGACCAGAAAGGCGAGTCCTGCCGCCTTGGAAACCACCTCGCCCGCCCTGCCGCGGCGGGCGGCGGTGTAGATGCCCAGGCCGACGCCCAGGAAGACGTGGGCAATCCCGATGCCCACGGCGAAGAGGAGGATGTTCCGGAAGTCCTCCATCCTGTCGAAGAGGAGGGGTCGAAGCCCCAGGGGCTCCCCGAGATCGCCGAACAGCTCGCCGTAGGCGAATCCCCATGCGACGGCGGAGAGGGCCGACCAGGAGAAGACGGCCGTCGCGTCGGCGACGAGGGGATTCCTTCCGTAGCGCCATCGTACAAGCCGGGCGATCGCCAGGAGAAGGAGGCCGTACCCGATGTCCCCGATGATGATCCCGTAGAAGAGGGGGAAGAAGAACGCCACCAGGGGGGTGGGGTCGATCGTCCCGTACCGGGGGAGCGGCAGGACCCTCGTGAAGATCTCGAAGGGACGGACCGCGGGGCGGTTGCGCAGGACGACGGGAACGCCCTCCTTCTCCGCCTTCTCGATGGGGAGCCGCTCGACGATCACGAGGTCACCGAACGCCTCCGCGATCGCCCTCTCGAGTCGCGCCAGCTCGCTTTCCGGTACCCAGCCGTGGAACAGAAACGTCGCGTGGGTCTCGTAGAACGAGCCGGACGCGCGGATCCGCTCGATCCGGTTCCCGAGCCAGCGGCGGAGAACGAGGAGCGTGTCCCGCCATTCCCTGGACATCCCGGCGAGGCTCGCCTCGATCTCCCGGATCGCCTTTGGTAGCTCGGCCTGCCTGCGCGCGATGATCTCGAGCGCCTCCGGAAGCGGCTTTTCCGCCACGGAGGCGGGGAGGCGCAGCTCTCCGATGTTCTTCTCCCAGAGGAGGGCCCGTGCTTCCGCGGCCTTTTCCACCGGGAAGATGAGCAGCGCGGCCAGCGTCTCCTTGTCCACCTCGCGATAGAGGATCTCGAACCGGCCGTCCGTAAGGAGGGAGAGCGCGTCCTCCAGGAGGGTCGCCACGGCCGCCTCCTTCGAGGAAAGGATCAGTCCCGTGCACTCCAGCTCACGGCTTTCCCGCACCATCCCGATCAGCGGCGCGAGGACCTTGAGGACCTTGTCGTACCGGGAGAAGAGGGACAGTTCGTCCTGGTGCCTCTTCAGGTCGGCGACGAGGGACGCGGCGCGCGCCGAAAGGGTGTCCAACTGGACGTTGACGGCCTTGAGCGGATCCGCTCCGGACGGTTCCGGGACGAGGCCGCGGATCCCTTCGCCCTCGCTCCCCTTCGGGATGGAGGGGAGAACGAGGAGGAGTTGCCGAACTTTCTCGAGCGCCGTCTCCAGGGTGGCCCGGGTCTGCTGGGCCGCGGGGTCGAGGACGTGACGCCGGATGACCGGGATGTCGGACTGGAGGCGGCGGATGTCGGCGGGCGCGGACTCGATGTGGATCGCGCCGTTCTCCTGGAACAGGGCGATCACCGCCGATAGGCGGGAACTCGGACCCAGGACCCGGATCTTGGCCATCGGCGCGATCATGACGGGAGGATCCGGTCGAGCAGCGCATCGGCGATGGAGTCGATCCCCGGTTCCGATCGCCGGACCCATGCGTCCACCTTGAGGCGGGTGCGCTCGAGGAGGGCCACCGCCTCGTTTTCCGCCTCCGCGGTCTCCCTCTCGAGCGTCTCCTTTTCCCGGCGGGCGGATTCGATGCTCTTCGCCTCCAGGGCGTCCCTGGCCGCCGCCTCCGCCTCCGCGAGCAGGGACCTTGCGGCCTCCTCGGCCTCCCGGACGATCCTTTCGGCCTCCCGTTCGGCCCGGTAGATCGTCTTGATCAGCTCGACGTCCGATTGCGGTCCCATGGACCCCCCGATCCGGAAACGTCGCGGCGGCACTCCGATGGATCGATGATATTTTATCTATCCCAAGGCGAAATAGCGAGTGTATACTGCATACAGAATACAGTCGGATCGGCGATCGGCAACGGGAAATCCAGACCGGCGGGGGCTGCGGAACACCCGAAGGAGGCGCCGATGGGACCGGGGGAAGGACGCCGCACAGGATTCGGTTCGCTGGAAACGCGGGGAGTGAGCCGGCGGGAGTTCCTCCGGACGTGCGCCATCGCCGCCGCCGCCGTCGGTCTTCCGGGATGGACGGTCGGGGAAATCGCGGAGGCGGCCGTCGCCGGGGGGCGCCCCCCGGTCATCTGGCTCCACTTCCAGGAGTGCACGGGATGTTCGGAAACCCTCCTCCGCGCGTCCCATCCCGCCGTGTCGGACCTCATCCTCGACCTGGTTTCCCTCGATTACCACGAAACCTTGTTCGCGGCGGCCGGGAAGCAGGCGGAAGAGGCGCTGCACGACGCGGTCCGGAAGAACACCGGGAAGTACATCTGCGTCATGGAGGGCGCGATCCCGACCAGGGACAACGGGATCTACTGCAAGATCGCCGGGCGTACGGCGACCGACCTCGCCAGGGAGATCGGCCTAAAGGCCGGGGCGATCATCGCCATCGGCTCCTGCGCTGCTTGGGGAGGGATCCCCTCCGCCGACCCCAACCCCACCGGGGCGATGGGTGTCCCCCAGTTCCTGAAGAACGCGGACAACGCTCCCTACCTCAAGGGGAAGGCAATCGTCAGCCTCCCGGGGTGTCCCCCCAACCCGTACAATCTCCTCGGAACGGTGCTCCAGTACGCGACCTACGGGATCTTGCCCGACCTCGACAGCCTCGGGCGGCCGACCTTCGCGTACGCGCGCACCATCCACGAGGATTGCCCGCGCCGTTCGCATTTCGATGCCGGCCGGTTCGTCGAACGGTTCGGCGACGGGGGGCATCGGCACGGGTACTGCCTCTACAAGACGGGCTGCAAGGGGCCAAGGACCCACGCGCCCTGCTCCCTGCAGCAATTCGGCGAGGTCGTGGGGGCGTGGCCGGTCGGGATCGGCCACGCCTGCTTCGGATGCACCGAGCAAGCGCTGGCGTTCCGCGTGCCGCTGCACGCGACCGTCGAAATCGACCGCCCGACCCCACCCGACACCTATCCTCCCATCCACGCGGACCACGGAGGCGTCAGCACCGCCGCCGTCGGGGTCGCCGGTTTGACGGTCGGGGCCCTGATCGGGGCGGGAGCGATGGCCGCCAAAAAGCTCGGGGCGTCGAAGGGAGAGGGAAAGGGAGAGAACGACAAGGAGGCTTAGTGCCCCATTTCATAAATCCGGCTGCATTCGAGCGCCGCTGCATCCGCTCCTGCTGCGTTGCGCTCCTTGCGCCGTACTTCACAGTACGCCTCAGTCGCGCGCCTTGCCGGCGCGGCGCATCGACGCTCTCGGTGCGACGCCGGATTTATGAAAAGGAGCACCCGTGACATGTCCCCCACCCGTCGTTCCGTCCTCAAGGGGTTCGCCGCCGCGGCCACCCTGGCCGCGACGGGGGCCCCGAACGCATTCGCCGCGCCCCGTCCGCGGAAGACCCCGCCCGCCGACGCCGTCGGGCTGCTGTACGACGCCACCCGGTGCATCGGCTGCCAGGCGTGCGTGGTGAAGTGCAAGGAGGCCAACGGGCTGCCGCCGGACACGGGCACGCCCCGCGGGGCCATGTACGACGCTCCGGACGACCTGAACGCGAAGACGAAGAACATCATCAAGCTGTACAAGGGCGAGGACGGCCGCACTTCCTTCATGAAGGCCCAATGCATGCATTGCGTGGACCCGGCCTGCGCCTCGGTGTGCATGATCAGCGCCCTCTACAAGGGCCCCCGGGGCATCGTGGTGTACGACCCGGGAAAGTGCGTCGGCTGCCGGTATTGTCAGACGGCGTGCCCGTTCAACGTGCCGAAGTACGAATGGGAAACCGCCTTCCCGAAGATCGTGAAGTGCGAGCTGTGCCGCCACCTCCTCGACAAGGGCGGGATCCCCGCCTGCGTCGCGGCGTGTCCGCGCGAAGCGGTGATCTTCGGGGGGCTTGAAACGCTCCGGGCCGACGCGAAGGGCCGTATCTCCCGGGAACCGATGAGGTATTTCCCGAAGGTCTACGGCGACACCGACGGGGGAGGGACGCAGGTCCTCTACCTGTCCGCCGCCGGGATCCCGTTCGGGAAACTCGGCTTGCCGGACCTGGGCGACGAACCCGTCCCCGAGCTGAGCGAATCCCTGACGCACGCCGTGTACCAGGGATTCATCGCCCCGGTCGCCCTCTATTCCATCCTCGGATTCGCGGTCTACCGGTCCTGGCGCCGCCAGGGCCTGGGGAAGGGGGGCGAGGAATGAGCCACAATGCCGCGGCCGTCGGCGGCCCCATTCTCACCCGGACCTTCAAGGTGTGCCTCGGTGTCTTTGCCATGTGCATCCTCGTGCTGGCGTGGCGCTTCGTGGTCGGCCTCGGGCCCACCACGGGGATGAACGACGGATTCCCGTGGGGGATCTGGATCGCCTTCGACGTGGTGGTCGGC
Encoded here:
- a CDS encoding V-type ATP synthase subunit A gives rise to the protein MTEGGIIVRVSGPTVVAKNMAGARIHNRVLVGEERLPGEVIRLEGDRATIQVYEETTGLGLGEEVTDVGKPLLAELGPGLLGSVYDGVQRPLHAIRAKSGDFIGRGSAAPPLDREKRWEFRPSAREGDVVGPGDVLGIVAETPRVNHLVMVPPGSGGTIRQILAGTFSVLDPVAFLADGTKVPMLQRWPVRTPRPFRRRLPPTVPFITGQRVFDVLFPLAAGGAAIIPGGFGTGKTVVEHSLARHAEADVIVFVGCGERGNEMTEVLADFPELSDPSTGRPLMERTVLVVNTSNMPVAAREASVYTGITIAEYYRDMGYRVALLADSLSRWAEALREISSRLEEMPGEEGYPTHLASRLAGFYERGGQISCLGGGERKGTVTIVSAVSPPGGDFSEPVTQSSQRIAGVYWALDPSLAHRRHFPAVDWKKSYSLYTGAIDEWFRENVSAEWTSLRGSLMALLQREEELQEVVQMVGIDALQEQERILLAVSGMIREHFLRQSAYSETDASCRPGKAYLMLKAFLSFHALCRDLLARKVPVERVLALPFREELERMKEMPEEGFRETVEALIARIETEGGGDR
- a CDS encoding ATPase, which encodes MSHVIALMEKEAGLGYRLAGVDVRETPTPAEMGRQARSLSLDPGVRLVILDEELFRGLPVALQRTLEESRSPLFIPVPSMPLRKGAPRPEEYVARLIRRAVGYQIRIRR
- a CDS encoding V-type ATPase subunit, which gives rise to MSDLFYLNTRLHAMRAQLLSRREVETILALPDLSSIAAALRETPYGPFIESTGGEIPEAARIEEALRRNVSQTLARLLAISAGDCAEAVRLVLGRWEAQAVKTVLRGLVSGASPAEILSSLVPTGLHDEAALEEMCRQADPRALAELMVTWREPLGRALLQALASFREPRDLAILESALDRCWFEQAAKQRRVIRPSSPAEDALSLFVSLSVDTINLMTVLKEVEDRIDPSNHDRHLLTGGKVFDREILDRVRASPTLAEALQEAGRSLFRRPLASLPAPAEGVPFLAVVERQLDSVLLRASRYLARVDPLGWGPLVSFLLDKLREVRNLRMIVRARLVDLPEAELGHLLILEY
- a CDS encoding ATPase: MEMGLIALGAGLAIGLAALATGLAQARIGAAVVGALLEKPESLGTMIILLVIPETLVIFGFTIAILILTTLK
- a CDS encoding hydrogenase small subunit, with protein sequence MGPGEGRRTGFGSLETRGVSRREFLRTCAIAAAAVGLPGWTVGEIAEAAVAGGRPPVIWLHFQECTGCSETLLRASHPAVSDLILDLVSLDYHETLFAAAGKQAEEALHDAVRKNTGKYICVMEGAIPTRDNGIYCKIAGRTATDLAREIGLKAGAIIAIGSCAAWGGIPSADPNPTGAMGVPQFLKNADNAPYLKGKAIVSLPGCPPNPYNLLGTVLQYATYGILPDLDSLGRPTFAYARTIHEDCPRRSHFDAGRFVERFGDGGHRHGYCLYKTGCKGPRTHAPCSLQQFGEVVGAWPVGIGHACFGCTEQALAFRVPLHATVEIDRPTPPDTYPPIHADHGGVSTAAVGVAGLTVGALIGAGAMAAKKLGASKGEGKGENDKEA
- the hybA gene encoding hydrogenase 2 operon protein HybA yields the protein MSPTRRSVLKGFAAAATLAATGAPNAFAAPRPRKTPPADAVGLLYDATRCIGCQACVVKCKEANGLPPDTGTPRGAMYDAPDDLNAKTKNIIKLYKGEDGRTSFMKAQCMHCVDPACASVCMISALYKGPRGIVVYDPGKCVGCRYCQTACPFNVPKYEWETAFPKIVKCELCRHLLDKGGIPACVAACPREAVIFGGLETLRADAKGRISREPMRYFPKVYGDTDGGGTQVLYLSAAGIPFGKLGLPDLGDEPVPELSESLTHAVYQGFIAPVALYSILGFAVYRSWRRQGLGKGGEE